The proteins below are encoded in one region of Brassica napus cultivar Da-Ae chromosome A6, Da-Ae, whole genome shotgun sequence:
- the LOC106447453 gene encoding pentatricopeptide repeat-containing protein At1g52640, mitochondrial: MAIRTFSSLVRATLHQTPKPHSLRFFFFSTLPHDPPPPPPELINEISRVLSDHRNPKDDLEHTLTVYSPKLSSNLIEQVLKRCKNLGFPAHRFFLWARRVPGLEPSSESYHILVEILGSSKQFALLWDFLIEAREYNYFEIGPKVFWIVFRAYSRANLPSEAIRAFNRMVEFGIKPSADDLDQLLHSLCDRKHVEHAQEVFDKAKHCFVFAPSAKTYSILVRGYARVRDASGARKVFDEMLERNCEVDLLAYNALLDALCKSGDVDGAYKMFQEMGKLGLTPDAYSYAIFIHAYCDADDVHSAYKVLDRMKRYGLVPNVYTYNHIIKTLCKKEKVDDAYLLLDEMIERGADPDTWTYNSIMAYHCDHCEVNRATNLISRMDRTKCLPDRHTYNMVLKLLIRIGRFDRAEEMWEGMSKRKFYPTVATYTVMIHGLVRKKGKMEEACRYFEMMVDDGIPPYSTTVEMLRNRLVGWGQMDVVDVLAGKMERSSCCKVREMAVEMRGRRRRVGRRSEGSEDDDSELERETYE, encoded by the coding sequence ATGGCGATTCGAACATTCTCTTCTCTTGTCCGCGCCACTCTTcaccaaacccctaaaccccaTTCACtacgcttcttcttcttctccacacTCCCACAcgatccaccaccaccaccaccagagCTAATCAACGAAATCTCCCGCGTTTTAAGCGATCACCGCAACCCCAAAGACGACCTCGAACACACCCTCACCGTCTACTCTCCCAAACTCTCCTCCAACCTAATCGAACAAGTCCTGAAACGCTGCAAAAACCTCGGCTTCCCCGCCCACAGATTCTTCCTCTGGGCGAGGCGAGTCCCGGGCCTCGAACCCAGCTCGGAAAGTTACCACATTTTGGTCGAGATTCTCGGCAGCAGCAAGCAGTTTGCTTTGCTTTGGGACTTTCTGATCGAAGCGAGAGAGTATAACTACTTTGAGATTGGTCCTAAAGTGTTTTGGATTGTCTTTAGAGCTTATAGTAGAGCTAACTTACCAAGTGAAGCCATTCGAGCTTTTAATCGAATGGTTGAGTTTGGGATTAAGCCTAGTGCTGATGATCTTGACCAGCTTCTCCATTCGCTTTGCGATCGGAAACACGTGGAACACGCTCAGGAGGTTTTCGACAAGGCCAAACACTGTTTCGTCTTCGCGCCGAGCGCGAAGACGTATAGCATTTTAGTGAGAGGCTATGCGAGGGTGAGAGACGCCTCCGGTGCACgcaaggtgttcgatgaaatgcttGAGAGAAACTGCGAAGTCGATTTGCTCGCGTACAACGCGCTTTTAGACGCGTTGTGCAAGTCCGGCGATGTCGACGGAGCGTATAAGATGTTTCAAGAAATGGGTAAGCTCGGACTTACCCCGGACGCGTACAGCTACGCTATTTTCATCCACGCCTACTGCGACGCGGACGATGTTCATTCGGCTTATAAGGTTCTCGATAGGATGAAGAGGTACGGGCTTGTACCTAATGTGTACACGTACAACCATATCATAAAGACTCTCTGCAAGAAGGAGAAGGTTGATGATGCTTATCTACTGTTGGATGAGATGATTGAAAGAGGAGCTGATCCGGACACTTGGACTTACAATTCGATAATGGCTTACCACTGCGACCACTGCGAGGTGAACCGAGCGACGAATCTGATCTCTAGAATGGACAGAACCAAGTGTTTACCTGATAGGCACACTTACAATATGGTTCTCAAGCTGCTGATAAGGATAGGGAGGTTTGACCGCGCCGAGGAGATGTGGGAAGGGATGAGCAAGAGGAAGTTTTATCCAACGGTTGCTACTTATACCGTGATGATACATGGGTTGGTGAGGAAGAAAGGGAAGATGGAGGAGGCTTGCAGGTACTTTGAGATGATGGTTGACGATGGGATTCCGCCTTATTCGACGACGGTTGAGATGTTGAGGAACAGGCTTGTGGGTTGGGGACAGATGGATGTTGTGGATGTTTTGGCGGGGAAGATGGAGAGGAGCAGTTGTTGTAAGGTTAGAGAAATGGCGGTTGAGATgagagggaggaggaggagagtggGACGTAGGAGTGAAGGAAGTGAAGATGATGATTCTGAGCTTGAAAGAGAAACATATGaataa